The following proteins are encoded in a genomic region of Gadus macrocephalus chromosome 19, ASM3116895v1:
- the cdk5rap2 gene encoding CDK5 regulatory subunit-associated protein 2 isoform X11 — MKDPCRVCGVRLVGSQCRWIFSATGQRQLQVILSHVLGLGVTRGDGRGEFLCGKCVFQLEKVIHCDIAINRLQEEHGAQVQKLQAEKENVIQCLNHIYSKNNSSHAKGDGEGPRSKTPVRSSGCGSPIEDDEVVGQLASESRPHRDADVGQVKNRMRRCVSLDRLGGKAATPARSGLRRPPLRPGSGSMVECSAGGLQAARHRSQSMYLDLVNRKGSLPSPGFKSRSTSLQSLNQDFASKTFTDPQPKRHLREPIPKKKLTNGSKAKDQARTRHRSPTVQPSLISDLVQLLHCISRRPILAPPDSRIPLLQKTHSGHTPPNLLRTKRRSREAQWKSLHDLTEEFNDEYTPVTEKGFAKREHDVSQLESTNKLLNNELTQIKSSNEHLTKTLAEAQNQSKALSGKLDEKENDLCSERKNSLKRDKTIQGLSQVLKEKEKEILELCHEIEDRDEALAKARETAHKAQLQKYQGAEEHQSLLMEKQAELAHLQGEHHTKVLEAQKLQRALARREQELADMQQAKEQLEFELEDFQQQKKKGDKALNDLQNQLKKLSGEIGDRESALEQHYQALLDETTRKLQVHEVSIQRLTSTLADKEQQLQEYLNMVRDFEQSRSPGGSDVMLSKLRDRLKEKEKALEKALDEKFAAIEEKDNEIHQLQLALREKERDLERLNNLLTHNNETINSFDSVIKEKDVELQHLANTLNNLQRAKQDLEDNLNRALREKDSIISQLQLSLQGKTNDMEEMAQAMLSQSQSQAHDLAEKMGQRLKVTEAMLAEATKARENLVTDNESAVEGLLATIGSKDKLLKESSEHYNRMLSEYTREIQELKRQLVDGQQQLRAAEKHRSTATQDGHLEAAELKLLLVEKDSLIKELMERGQNTDWFLAEPRIKEESDHVLELKHTVQILKERLIEREAELTKMNGEGHIENITVTRRTMVILKKELAQQTEALNKALKRENGLKISLAELQSTLAELEALVQGHQANAESLTSTLETKDQIIAELHQRLGQRGDRQTGNGQEHGSATDTGAERSTSSLPQRERTIIGGDSQQKDLPSLSSVHDEHAALTRALKTEQQLFSSLIRTVKEQDSSQRLHALQLELTAVQLLRQQLEEGIRTNEGLRDQLEGELLQAQLREGVDPQELQSMRHQLEDAQRWNASLQARLGAIQNRAAGVGGANDTGDSLTFLGDQTSYMSICVGDRLEESLSQLSASELRQKVVVLQECVSGLQSVNIDLQQKALLLERKEDKENLSHGNTSPRTQLLAAGRAGQRRGGDGTLRPGPGQRSPMEVLPPQTGSQSHCDHDDRSSFSTGEHQIRSGDEPLEQQEHRMEEMVLQGTTSQLRDELLRLGSENKELRCLLREEVLKESEWKARSEDVCDGPAGLHQTVLRLRDEATGHLKVIGSLKEQLERKAVEVSDWERRNGTLEGPPSTQLLNHTPARQRLSHKAGVRSRLPVPVRLISEPGSTFWVANQPHTLHQHTDTVEPLRDIHLNHISESDQLLSEGLEYPLSLERSTTPGSNFDEYIHRSSCSQTVSDDNPEDGEALLDDARADSCALLAQLELLHQECQEKESLIDGLEDKLAEWEEIHTQLHEKDCLNRQYAEALQAAESTIAYLTACNLDSHSGLGLGQLERSCAVSAGSDGSALQKEIVELNKTLQEKERLNAHLVEFLNMTGRDIATIQASLTSPTAAASLELCSRLVSALQQMNASLAAHNPRGTVDVPWGSDRGQEQSMDRLQQGSWELNRLDTECEVGTPSEASGVLPVLNHTGTQHKDYLIRQIAGESVNKGRSRDVEGTSGCSEGSLTNGEITKCLSDCLAAAESAIASLAAHCTNTQSLSSGTSAQISPDLQHHLQRLQISLQELGDLEDQGQVEAAKKPSYRHGSAASAGRKSQPSSQELHRNIHLLYQAFCEHSQRISNLQASLQEERRLRGENQTQAPTVDGLSSEGIPGNVQAQLEGLQKALKDKKRTCKILEEKLASSLKPVTIHNLPCDPAQKTPPLEQDDKCVQVDLQDLGYETSGKSENDREESSSTDLKGCLQPGDSACSLPSLLKEVQGSFSSAEYLDSTSTSYPSSPALSSNKVSLKSLQAFEDYGVSEDPVELKAQVMELRLQLENQTRVAQQMQSLLGRHIFPSNLVSTPVDASRDQHAWPGVVYGRSQERSHSAAELKEGRDGEVQRMREEIGVLKQELERERSLNRNISEQLQQVQQRSRSASPARLDSLVQSQARELSALRQQIKERRGLGLSHRRQLEELSRAFQELLQASDVDLFRGDILRGQLDKSMGILERLEGWLDRGDGQQDNKDALDLAQRPEWRQQELQYSSSPQDGPASIQQEIEYLRWQLEGERELLQQHIHSLVQQNFNLAQSTREQLDL; from the exons ATGAAGGACCCATGTCGTGTGTGTGGAGTTCGCTTGGTGGGAAGCCAATGCCGTTGGATCTTTAGCGCCACAGGACAGAGGCAGCTCCAGGTCATTCTGTCCCATGTGCTGGGCTTGGGAGTGACTCGAGGAGATGGTCGTGGAGAGTTCCTGTGTGGGAAGTGCGTGTTCCAGCTGGAGAAGGTTATTCACTGCGACATCGCCATCAACCGGCTCCAGGAAGAACATGGTGCTCAGGTGCAGAAGCTCCAGGCAGAAAAGGAAAATGTAATCCAGTGCCTTAACCACATCTACAGTAAGAACAATTCATCCCATGCTAAAGGTGATGGGGAAGGTCCCAGGTCCAAGACTCCCGTTAGATCCTCTGGATGTGGCAGTCCCATTGAAGATGATGAGGTGGTGGGTCAGCTCGCGTCCGAGTCTCGGCCCCACAGAGATGCAGATGTGGGTCAGGTGAAAAATCGGATGAGAAGGTGCGTGAGTCTGGATAGACTCGGAGGCAAAGCGGCTACGCCAGCCCGCTCGGGCCTCAGAAGGCCCCCGCTCAGGCCCGGATCCGGATCGATGGTGGAATGTTCTGCCGGTGGTCTCCAAGCTGCACGCCACCGTTCCCAGAGCATGTATCTGGACCTGGTCAACCGTAAGGGCTCCCTTCCTAGCCCTGGATTCAAAAGTCGCTCAACGTCCCTGCAGTCCCTCAATCAAGACTTTGCCTCCAAAACCTTTACAGACCCTCAGCCGAAGCGACACCTCAGAGAGCCCATACCCAAAAAAAAACTTACCAACGGGTCCAAAGCAAAGGACCAGGCTAGAACCCGGCACCGTAGCCCCACGGTTCAGCCGTCCCTGATCTCTGACCTCGTCCAGTTGTTGCATTGCATCTCCAGACGGCCAATCCTTGCCCCGCCAGACAGCCGCATCCCTTTGCTGCAGAAGACACATAGCGGTCATACACCTCCAAACCTCCTCAGGACCAAACGAAGAAGCAGGGAGGCACAGTGGAAGTCTCTGCATGACCTTACAGAGGAATTTAATGATGAATACACTCCCGTGACTGAAAAG gGATTTGCAAAGAGAGAGCATGATGTCAGCCAGTTGGAGTCCACCAATAAGCTGCTGAATAATGAGCTTACTCAGATCAAAAGCAGCAATGAGCACTTGACCAAAACACTGGCAGAGGCCCAGAATCAAAGCAAG GCACTTTCTGGAAAGTTGGATGAGAAGGAGAATGATCTTTGCTCTGAGAGGAAAAACTCTCTGAAACGAGATAAAACCATCCAGGGTCTCTCTCAAGTCctcaaagaaaaagaaaaggag ATCTTGGAGTTGTGTCATGAGATTGAGGACCGGGATGAGGCTTTGGCAAAGGCACGAGAGACTGCACACAAAGCACAACTTCAAAAATACCAG GGTGCAGAGGAGCACCAGAGTCTGCTAATGGAGAAGCAGGCTGAGCTTGCTCACCTTCAAGGAGAGCACCACACCAAGGTGCTGGAAGCCCAAAAACTGCAGCGTGCCCTGGCCAGAAGGGAGCAGGAGCTGGCAGACATGCAACAGGCCAAGGAGCAACTGGAGTTTGAGCTGGAGGACTTCCAAcagcagaagaagaaaggaGATAAAGCTCTGAAT GACTTGCAGAACCAGCTGAAGAAGCTGAGTGGGGAGAtcggggacagagagagcgctCTGGAGCAACACTACCAGGCTCTTCTGGATGAGACCACCAGAAAGCTGCAGGTCCATGAGGTCTCCATTCAGCGCCTCACCTCCACTCTGGCAGACaaggagcagcagctgcag GAGTATTTGAACATGGTGAGAGATTTTGAGCAGAGCAGAAGCCCCGGAGGAAGTGACGTCATGCTTTCCAAGCTTCGAGACCGACtcaaagagaaggagaaggctcTTGAG AAGGCATTGGACGAGAAGTTTGCAGCCATTGAAGAGAAAGACAATGAAATACACCAACTGCAGTTGGCTTTAAGAGAAAAGGAGCGAGATCTCGAGAGACTCAACAACTTGCTGACTCACAACAATGAAACCATTAAT AGTTTTGACAGTGTGATCAAGGAGAAGGATGTGGAGCTGCAGCACCTGGCCAACACACTGAACAACCTGCAGAGAGCCAAGCAGGACCTGGAGGACAACCTGAACAGAGCTCTGAGGGAGAAAGACTCCATCATCAGCCAGCTGCAGCTCTCGCTGCAGGGCAAGACCAACGACATGGAG GAAATGGCCCAAGCAATGCTCAGCCAGTCCCAAAGTCAGGCCCACGACCTTGCAGAGAAAATGGGCCAGAGGTTAAAGGTGACGGAGGCCATGTTGGCAGAGGCCACTAAGGCCAGGGAGAACCTGGTGACGGACAATGAGTCCGCAGTGGAAGGCTTGTTGGCCACCATCGGCAGCAAGGACAAACTGTTGAAG GAGTCCTCTGAGCACTACAACCGCATGCTGTCTGAGTACACACGGGAGATCCAGGAGCTGAAGAGACAGCTGGTGGacgggcagcagcagctccgcGCCGCTGAGAAGCACCGCTCCACCGCCACCCAGGACGGCCACCTGGAGGCTGCTGAGCTCAAGCTGCTGTTGGTAGAGAAGGACAGCCTGATCAAA GAGCTGATGGAGCGCGGTCAGAACACAGATTGGTTCCTGGCTGAGCCAAGGATCAAGGAGGAGTCGGATCATGTGTTGGAACTCAAACACACTGTACAAATCCTGAAGGAAAGGCTGATCGAAAGGGAAG CCGAGCTAACCAAGATGAATGGTGAAGGACATATAGAGAACATCACGGTCACCAGGAGGACCATGGTCATCCTGAAGAAGGAGCTGGCACAGCAAACGGAGGCACTGAACAAGGCCTTGAAGAGGGAGAATGGACTGAAG ATTTCCCTGGCAGAGCTCCAGTCGACGTTGGCTGAGCTGGAGGCCCTCGTTCAGGGCCACCAAGCGAACGCAGAGTCCCTCACCAGCACTCTGGAGACCAAGGATCAGATCATCGCC GAGCTCCACCAGCGTCTGGGTCAGcgtggggacagacagacaggcaacgGCCAGGAACATGGCTCTGCTACGGACACCGGTGCGGAGAGGTCGACGTCTAGCCTGCCTCAGAGGGAGAGGACCATCATTGGAGGAGACAGCCAGCAAAAG GATTTGCCCAGCTTGTCCTCTGTACACGATGAGCACGCGGCCCTGACCCGGGCCCTGAAGACGGAGCAGCAGCTCTTCTCCAGCCTCATCCGAACCGTCAAGGAGCAGGACAG ctcCCAGCGTCTGCATGCGCTGCAGCTGGAGCTGACCGCTGTGCAGCTCCTCaggcagcagctggaggagggcATCCGGACCAACGAGGGGCTGAGGGACCAGCTGGAGGGAGAGCTGCTCCAGGCTCAGCTGAGAGAAG gtgTTGATCCCCAGGAGCTGCAGAGCATGAGGCACCAGCTGGAGGACGCCCAGCGCTGGAACGCCTCCCTGCAGGCCCGCCTCGGAGCCATCCAGAACCGGGCCGCCGGGGTGGGCGGAGCCAATGACACCG GGGACAGCTTGACCTTCCTCGGGGACCAGACCTCCTACATGAGCATCTGTGTTGGAGACAGACTGGAGGAGAGTCTGTCTCAGCTCTCTGCATCGGAGCTCAGACAGAAG GTGGTGGTCCTGCAGGAGTGTGTGAGTGGCCTGCAGAGTGTTAACATAGACCTGCAGCAGAAGGCCTTGCTGCTGGAGAGGAAAGAAGACAAGGAGAACCTCAGCCACGGCAACACTAGCCCAAGGACTCAG CTGCTAGCGGCGGGCCGGGCCGGCCAACGACGGGGCGGCGACGGGACCCTGCGCCCCGGTCCAGGTCAACGGAGCCCAATGGAGGTCCTGCCGCCGCAG ACGGGGTCCCAAAGCCATTGTGACCATGACGACAGAAGCTCGTTCAGCACGGGAGAGCATCAGATCAGGTCCGGCGACGAGCCTTTGGAGCAGCAGGAACACAGAATGGAAGAGATGGTGCTCCAGGGAACCACCTCACAACTCAG GGATGAGCTCCTGCGACTTGGATCAGAGAACAAAGAACTGCGCTGTCTCCTCCGCGAGGAGGTGTTGAAGGAGTCTGAATGGAAGGCCAGATCAGAGGACGTGTGCGATGGACCAGCAGGCCTCCATCAGACCGTACTGAGACTGAGAGACGAGGCCACGGGTCACCTCAAAGTCATCGGCTCGTTGAAGGAGCAGCTGGAGAGGAAAGCTGTGGAGGTGTCTGATTGGGAGAGGAGAAACGGCACCCTGGAGGGTCCACCGAGCACCCAGCTGTTAAACCACACGCCTGCCAGGCAGCGCCTCTCACATAAG GCTGGTGTCAGATCTCGCCTCCCTGTGCCAGTGAGACTGATATCAGAACCAGGCAGCACCTTCTGGGTGGCCAACCAACCCCACACTTTGCACCAACACACCGACACCGTTGAGCCTCTGCGAGATATACACCTGAATCACATCTCTGAGTCGGACCAGCTCCTGTCCGAGGGCTTGGAGTACCCCCTGTCCCTAGAGCGCAGCACCACTCCCGGGTCCAACTTCGACGAGTACATCCATCGTAGCAGCTGCAGCCAAACAGTCTCCGATGATAACCCAGAGGACGGAGAGGCCCTCCTGGATGATGCCCGGGCTGACTCCTGCGCCTTGCTGGCCCAGCTGGAGCTGCTCCACCAGGAGtgccaggagaaggagagccTCATTGATGGGCTGGAAGACAAGCTGGCCGAGTGGGAGGAGATCCACACCCAGCTGCATGAGAAGGACTGCCTGAACCGCCAGTACGCCGAGGCCCTGCAGGCTGCTGAATCCACCATCGCTTATCTCACCGCTTGCAACCTGGACAGCCACAGCGGCCTCGGCCTGGGCCAGCTCGAGCGCTCTTGTGCCGTCTCGGCGGGCTCAGATGGCAGCGCCCTGCAGAAGGAAATCGTGGAGCTCAACAAGACCCTGCAAGAGAAGGAAAGGCTCAACGCCCACCTGGTGGAGTTCCTCAACATGACCGGCAGGGACATTGCCACAATACAAGCATCTTTGACCTCTCCCACAGCCGCAGCCTCTCTGGAGCTGTGTTCCAGGTTGGTGAGCGCCCTGCAGCAGATGAACGCATCTCTAGCGGCTCACAACCCAAGAGGCACTGTCGATGTGCCCTGGGGTTCTGACCGCGGTCAGGAGCAAAGTATGGACCGGCTTCAACAAGGGAGCTGGGAACTGAACCGACTGGATACCGAGTGTGAAGTAGGAACTCCTTCTGAGGCCAGCGGTGTACTTCCTGTTCTCAACCACACTGGCACTCAGCACAAGGACTACTTGATTAGGCAAATTGCAGGAGAGTCTGTGAACAAAGGCAGGTCCAGAGATGTAGAAGGCACATCGGGCTGCTCTGAAGGCAGTTTAACGAACGGAGAGATCACCAAGTGTCTGTCAGACTGTCTGGCTGCAGCAGAGTCAGCCATCGCCTCTCTGGCAGCACACTGCACCAACACTCAGAGCTTGTCTTCTGGAACATCAGCCCAGATCAGTCCTGACCTTCAACACCACCTGCAAAGGCTTCAGATCTCTCTGCAGGAGCTGGGGGATCTGGAGGACCAAGGCCAGGTGGAGGCGGCCAAGAAACCCTCCTATAGGCACGGCTCTGCTGCTTCTGCTGGCAGGAAGTCACAACCTTCTTCCCAGGAGCTCCATCGCAATATCCACCTCCTGTACCAGGCATTCTGCGAGCACTCCCAGAGGATCTCTAACCTTCAGGCCAgcctgcaggaagagaggaggCTCCGAGGGGAGAATCAGACCCAAGCACCAACAGTGGATGGCCTGAGTTCAGAAGGAATTCCAGGCAATGTTCAGGCCCAGCTTGAGGGTCTTCAGAAGGCTCTGAAGGACAAGAAGAGGACGTGCAAGATCCTTGAGGAGAAACTGGCCTCCTCCTTGAAGCCGGTTACCATCCACAACCTGCCCTGTGACCCTGCTCAGAAAA CGCCACCTCTGGAGCAGGACGACAAGTGCGTGCAGGTGGATTTGCAGGACCTGGGTTACGAAACCAGTGGCAAGAGTGAGAACGATAGGGAAGAGAGCAGTAGCACAG ATCTGAAGGGTTGCTTGCAGCCCGGGGACAGCGCCTGCAGCCTGCCGTCCCTGCTGAAGGAGGTGCAaggctccttctcctccgctgAGTACCTGGACTCCACATCCACCTCCTACCCCAGCTCCcctgctctgagctccaacAAG GTGAGTCTAAAGAGCCTGCAGGCCTTCGAGGACTACGGCGTGTCTGAGGATCCTGTTGAGCTCAAGGCACAGGTCATGGAGCTGAGGCTTCAGCTGGAGAACCAGACCCGGGTCGCTCAGCAGATGCAGAGCCTACTGGGTCGCCACATCTTCCCCAGCAACCTGGTGTCCACGCCGGTGGACGCCTCCAGGGATCAACATGCTTGGCCCGGCGTGGTGTATGGACGCAGCCAGGAGAGGAGTCACTCTGCAGCGGAGCTGAAGGAAGGCCGGGACGGAGAGGTTcagaggatgagggaggagatCGGTGTGCTGAagcaggagctggagagggagaggagtctGAACAGGAACATAAGTGAACAGCTGCAGCAGGTGCAGCAGCGCAGTCGCTCAGCCTCACCCGCAAG GCTGGACTCCCTGGTGCAGTCTCAGGCCAGGGAGCTGTCCGCGCTCAGGCAGCAGATCAAGGAGCGCCGTGGCCTGGGGCTGTCCCACCGCaggcagctggaggagctgagccgGGCCTTCCAGGAGCTGCTGCAGGCCAGCGACGTGGATCTGTTCCGGGGAGACATCCTCCGAGGGCAGCTGGACAAGAGTATGGGcattctggagagactggaggggTGGCTGGACAGAG GAGACGGCCAACAGGACAATAAGGATGCTCTGGACCTGGCCCAACG CCCTGAGTGGCGGCAGCAGGAGCTGCAGTACAGTAGCTCTCCTCAGGACGGTCCTGCTAGCATTCAGCAGGAGATAGAGTACCTACGGTGGCAGctagagggcgagagagagctgctgcagcagcacaTCCACTCTCTGGTCCAGCAGAACTTCAATCTGGCCCAGTCCACCAGAGAGCAGCTGGACCTGTGA